In Symmachiella dynata, the following are encoded in one genomic region:
- a CDS encoding helix-turn-helix transcriptional regulator — translation MPEQHGFDTSLLLTVEQVAQLLQVSPRSVWRLRSAGDLPKPVKIGGAVRWIGEELRHWIASGCPKPT, via the coding sequence ATGCCTGAACAGCATGGATTCGATACCTCGTTGCTTTTGACGGTGGAACAGGTCGCTCAGCTGTTGCAAGTCTCACCTCGCTCGGTCTGGCGGCTCCGTTCCGCCGGGGACCTTCCGAAGCCGGTCAAGATTGGCGGAGCGGTCCGTTGGATCGGTGAAGAGCTTCGTCACTGGATTGCCAGTGGTTGCCCCAAACCAACTTGA